One Phaseolus vulgaris cultivar G19833 chromosome 11, P. vulgaris v2.0, whole genome shotgun sequence genomic window carries:
- the LOC137823448 gene encoding uncharacterized protein, translated as MWNKQAFQYESHVVGTGFIMIFGLHTKANLRCAVVNVYAACNIGEKESLWEGLTTLMSTNLNWAWCLCGDFNAVRCESERKGVSERGSQKKEIIGFNNFIESNFLVELPLVGKKYTWYRANGTTKSRLDRVLESEEWLRKWPMAKQYILPREVSDHCTIVVKCQSRDWGPKPFRTIDAWQMEPGFKEMVKAKWSAYAIQGDNIIKVKDKLKCLKCDLKVWNKEVFGHMETERKIMLKEIEDLDARDAVDNLDDHSRERRLDLIGKVRVANKKIESLARQKARTNWLVHGDANSKYYHSVIRWRRLRNEVKGVHVGEQRSEEPEVVRREAKAMFEERFQARYDFGVRLDNVQFKKLSKEDSESISLISHKKR; from the coding sequence ATGTGGAATAAGCAAGCTTTCCAGTATGAAAGCCATGTGGTAGGTACAGGGTTTATTATGATTTTCGGGTTGCACACTAAAGCCAATCTGAGATGCGCAGTGGTCAATGTATATGCGGCATGTAATATAGGCGAGAAGGAGTCACTATGGGAGGGACTTACGACCCTTATGAGTACAAATCTGAATTGGGCATGGTGTTTGTGCGGAGATTTTAATGCTGTGAGGTGTGAAAGTGAAAGGAAAGGTGTAAGTGAAAGGGGCAGTCAGAAGAAAGAGATAATAGGCTTCAATAACTTTATTGAAAGCAACTTTCTGGTGGAATTACCATTGGTGGGCAAGAAATACACGTGGTATAGAGCAAACGGGACAACAAAAAGTAGACTGGACAGAGTATTGGAGTCAGAAGAATGGTTGCGGAAATGGCCAATGGCTAAGCAATACATTTTGCCAAGGGAGGTGTCAGATCACTGCACCATAGTAGTAAAGTGTCAGTCAAGAGACTGGGGACCCAAGCCGTTTAGGACAATTGATGCATGGCAGATGGAACCAGGGTTCAAGGAGATGGTAAAAGCTAAGTGGAGCGCATACGCAATCCAAGGAGACAACATAATAAAGGTTAAAGACAAGTTGAAATGCCTTAAGTGTGACCTCAAAGTGTGGAATAAAGAGGTGTTCGGACATATGGAAACTGAGAGGAAAATAATGTTGAAGGAAATAGAGGATCTTGATGCAAGAGATGCCGTAGACAACCTGGACGACCATAGCAGGGAGAGGAGGCTGGATCTCATTGGTAAAGTGAGAGTGGCTAATAAGAAAATAGAGTCTTTGGCTAGGCAGAAAGCTAGAACCAATTGGCTAGTGCATGGGGATGCCAATTCTAAGTACTATCACTCGGTAATTAGATGGAGGAGGCTTAGAAATGAGGTAAAAGGAGTACACGTGGGAGAACAAAGGTCTGAGGAGCCAGAGGTGGTAAGAAGGGAAGCAAAAGCCATGTTTGAAGAAAGATTTCAGGCTCGTTATGATTTTGGGGTACGTTTAGATAACGTTCAGTTCAAGAAGCTCTCTAAGGAGGATAGTGAGAGCATATCTCTAATATCACACAAGAAGAGGTGA